Genomic DNA from Nitrospirota bacterium:
TTTCCTTGAAGGCTCAAAAAAAGAAGGACCCAGGATGGAAACCATCGATTTGTAGACCGATTCGACAGAAATCAGATCCATACAGGTAACCGTTTCTGGACAAACCTGTTTATAGCAGGGGGCGCAGGAAATGGTCGAAACGATTTTTTCTCCCAGTCCATACAGGTCAATTTCCTGGGCGCAGGTGGGTCCAAACAGGACCAGGAGTTTAACCTTCAGGCCGATGGCAAGATGCATTCCAAGGGTGTCCCCGGTAATGATCAGACTGCATCGTTCGATCAAGCCGCAAAAGTCAAGAAGAGCCTGGCTTCCGAAATTATAAATTTTTTCTTTTGACCTTGATTGAAGATCATCGTTGAGCTCTTTTTCCCGTTCGCCCCCCAATAAAACAATTTTGAGACGAAACTCACGGGTGAGTTGATTGATTAACGCGACATAATGATCAGGGGTCCAATTCTTGTTGGCAAAAACACCTCCGGCGCCGGTATTTAACCCAATGACCCGGTCATTCTCGCCGAGTCCCGCCTCGTTAAAAAGCTTTTTTGCTTTTTGACGCGAGGCGTCAGGTATCTCCAGATCATAGGGATCATTTTGATAAGTCAGGCCAACCGCTTCACAAACCAGGTCTTGATAAGACCGTTTATTTTCAAAAAACTTTAATTCATTTGAAAGCCCCAGCTTAAAATAATGTTCCGCTTCGGGATTGAAGAAATAAACATTTCCTTCCGGGGAAAGCCCCATTCCCCGCTTTTCTCTGGCATCGATTTTCATCGCGAGCGCCGCTGTCCTGGGTTCTTTATCCAGGGAGAGAATCAGGTCAAAAGACTCGCACGTTAGCCGCATCATATCGGCGGTTCCATAAATATAAAGCCGGTCGATCATCCTATTGTATTTTAACAGGTCGGCAGAGGCTGAGTCTGTCATCCAGGTAATAAAGGAGTTTGGATAGCTCCGTTTAAGCGCGTAAAGGATCGGGGTCGTTCTAAGTACATCTCCCATCGCGGCATGTTTCAGGATTAAAATCCGTTTACCCATCGGCAGGTAGTCATCGCACCCGTCGCAGAGGCGATTTTTAACGCAGGGCTTTTCGCCTTTGTAATAAACACAATCTAAATTTAATTTCATCATTGAAATTTGTCTTCCTTGTAACTATTCTGCCAGCAGTCTTCGAGTGCCTGGTGTGACCTGAACGGAGACTTCGGCGAAGTTTGTTTATCCTACCATAATGTAAAAGTCCAGAAATGAGGATAACTTCGTCGGCGTCGGAGAAACGGTCATTCCAGGCACTCGTTATATACTACCGCGTCAAAAATATTTCTTTTTAAATTTTTATTCCTTTAAAACCGTAACACCGGTAAAGATAAAAGGTCCGGATTAAAACCCCTTTTCGATAAATATCAATGGGCGCTTCTTTTTCAATTTTCTCAAAATTTTTACCGAATTTTTCAACCGGGTCAACCTGGTAACGGTTGTCGGTCACAAAAATCGCGTTTTGACCTTTAAGACTCCCGGGGTCATCCCAAAAATCATATTGCGATTTATCTTCATTAAAACAGTATACCCCACGGCTCTTTCCGGTATAAAAACCTATCTGGTCGGCAATCAGGAATTTATTCGAATAAATAAAAGTGGGGCCCTCCTTTGAATTCATTTTGGCCTGAAGAAAATTGACCCGGCTGGCGGCTTCCGGCCAGCCATACAGGTCATTGGTCGGATCCACTTTCGCGGTGAAACTTTTAGTATAAGGCAAAACCATAAAAAGAGCCTGAATCGGAACAAGGAGTGTAAGCGAAATTCCTAACAAAACGGCCGACGCGACCCATAACTTTATTTTAGGCCGGTCTTCCACGATCCATAGGGCCAGGGCGATAAATGCCGTTATAAATCCAAGGGCGGGCCAATGAGGTAATATTTTATGAAAAGCGCCGATTCCATTAAATAGAAAAAGCGTCGGAGCCGCGAAACAAAATAAAAACAGGTAACGTTCGTCCTGATATTTAATCCCCTTTATCCCGCTTAAAATAACAGCAATCCATGCCAGAAAAAAAAGGATGGGTGAAATATACCCGATTTGAGCTCCTAAAATCTGAAAAAACAATTGCGAGGAGAATGAATGGTCCTCCCCGATGCCATGATTGAGCTGAAACCCAAAGGAAGCCCAGTGGTTTTGGGCATTCCAGTAAACAACCGGCAGGGACAAAATCACCCCGATCCCCAGAGCAATATAGGGTTCTTTTCGCAAAACCCAAAACCGATTCTGTTTCGAAAGGAGAAGATAAAGAAAAGCGGATATGGGAAGAAGGACCGCGTTATATTTGCTTAAAGCGCCGATTCCCAGGGCAATCCCGGTCAAAACCCAGTATTTGTTAAAATGGGGTATTTGCAGAGCTTTGTAAAAAAAGATAAGAAAAAGGACCCAGGCCGCCGCTAACGGACCATCCGGTACCATTAAAACTGATCCTAAAAAAGAAAAGACGGGCGAAATGTTTAGAAAAACAACCGTAAAAAACCCGGTTTTCTGATCCTTGAGCGCCGCCGCTAAAAAATAAGCGCCCCATGAAGTGATTAAAAACAAGAGGACGGCTCCGACCCGAACGAAAAATTCATGGTCTCCGCCGATAGCGGTAAAAAAGGCAATGACCCAGGCAACCATGGGAGGGTGATCAAAATAACTCCAATCGAGATTTTTACTCCACATCCAGTAATGGGCTTCATCATCCCCTAACCCGACTTTTCCGATCATTAAAAGACGCGACACGGCAGATAAAATGATTATCAACCATGAATAATAGAAATACCTGTCTTTATTTTTTGTCATCATTATTATTCAGGGGCCCATGCGGTTGATTAAAACCAGATGTCCGCTGTGAAATCGCTTCCAAAGCAAGCTCGGAGCCTCCAGATGCCCCCGAACCCCGCATTCCGCACCGGCTAAGCCGGTTGCCTCTCTTATTTTTTATCATAATATTTTTGAGTTAAATAACACATGGTCCAAGTGATACTGATCGCCATGATCATTCCTCCCAGGACATCTGAAGGGAAATGGGCTCCTACGTAAACTCTGGACAAGCCTGTCAGTAACGCCACAGACATGAAAAACGCCGTATACCGTCTGTATTGATAACTTAAAAAGGTGGCGGCAGAAAAAGCAGTTAAGGTATGTCCTGAGGGAAAAGAAAATTCCCGCAAGGGTTTCCCAAGGACATGAAGAACCACCCGATGCGAGTCGATAAGGTCAGCCATTTCCTTTAACGGTCTTGGCCGATCAACCAGAGACTTGATCACTCTTCCGACTAAACCGGTGGCCAATAAAACGGCTGAAAGTAAAACCAGATGCCTGTAAAAATTTTTCCGGTCGTAGATATATAAAGCCGGAATAACGATCAGGGCAAGGATCCAACCTTCACCCAACCGCGTGGCCAGAGGCATCAGGAAGTCGAAAAAAGGGTTTTGCCAGCCGTTATTAATTGAAAAAAAGAGAGAATGATCCAGGGACAATAATTGATTCAAGTCGTTCCAACCTCAATTCAGGGCGTTATTGATTTTTTAAGCCGATATCTTTGCGATATTGCATTCCCTCGAACTGGATTTTCGAAACCCCTTCGTAGGCAAACTCTCGCGCCTCCTTAAGAGAAAGGCCCCACGCTGTGACCCCTAAAATCCTTCCTCCGGAAGCCAGCAATTCATTGTTTTTCAACTCGG
This window encodes:
- a CDS encoding glycosyltransferase family 39 protein — protein: MMTKNKDRYFYYSWLIIILSAVSRLLMIGKVGLGDDEAHYWMWSKNLDWSYFDHPPMVAWVIAFFTAIGGDHEFFVRVGAVLLFLITSWGAYFLAAALKDQKTGFFTVVFLNISPVFSFLGSVLMVPDGPLAAAWVLFLIFFYKALQIPHFNKYWVLTGIALGIGALSKYNAVLLPISAFLYLLLSKQNRFWVLRKEPYIALGIGVILSLPVVYWNAQNHWASFGFQLNHGIGEDHSFSSQLFFQILGAQIGYISPILFFLAWIAVILSGIKGIKYQDERYLFLFCFAAPTLFLFNGIGAFHKILPHWPALGFITAFIALALWIVEDRPKIKLWVASAVLLGISLTLLVPIQALFMVLPYTKSFTAKVDPTNDLYGWPEAASRVNFLQAKMNSKEGPTFIYSNKFLIADQIGFYTGKSRGVYCFNEDKSQYDFWDDPGSLKGQNAIFVTDNRYQVDPVEKFGKNFEKIEKEAPIDIYRKGVLIRTFYLYRCYGFKGIKI
- a CDS encoding phosphatase PAP2 family protein → MNQLLSLDHSLFFSINNGWQNPFFDFLMPLATRLGEGWILALIVIPALYIYDRKNFYRHLVLLSAVLLATGLVGRVIKSLVDRPRPLKEMADLIDSHRVVLHVLGKPLREFSFPSGHTLTAFSAATFLSYQYRRYTAFFMSVALLTGLSRVYVGAHFPSDVLGGMIMAISITWTMCYLTQKYYDKK
- a CDS encoding glycosyltransferase family 9 protein; its protein translation is MMKLNLDCVYYKGEKPCVKNRLCDGCDDYLPMGKRILILKHAAMGDVLRTTPILYALKRSYPNSFITWMTDSASADLLKYNRMIDRLYIYGTADMMRLTCESFDLILSLDKEPRTAALAMKIDAREKRGMGLSPEGNVYFFNPEAEHYFKLGLSNELKFFENKRSYQDLVCEAVGLTYQNDPYDLEIPDASRQKAKKLFNEAGLGENDRVIGLNTGAGGVFANKNWTPDHYVALINQLTREFRLKIVLLGGEREKELNDDLQSRSKEKIYNFGSQALLDFCGLIERCSLIITGDTLGMHLAIGLKVKLLVLFGPTCAQEIDLYGLGEKIVSTISCAPCYKQVCPETVTCMDLISVESVYKSMVSILGPSFFEPSRKA